A DNA window from Brachionichthys hirsutus isolate HB-005 chromosome 10, CSIRO-AGI_Bhir_v1, whole genome shotgun sequence contains the following coding sequences:
- the bsx gene encoding brain-specific homeobox protein homolog translates to MSLSYAPAAPAVPAQRSTSFFIEDILLHKPKPLRDVLPPPFCARMPLLEYGYPLMPTPILAPHPHHHLHKPEHHQYFFTSGLQMPTLFQHHADLPGKHCRRRKARTVFSDSQLSGLEKRFEIQRYLSTPERVELATALSLSETQVKTWFQNRRMKHKKQLRKAVDERKAPGEPERSADNSSGSELNDAGAEELKRGLEPDAYTLEDNDDVVDIEDDLCSPDHLL, encoded by the exons ATGAGCCTGAGCTACGCGCCCGCGGCGCCCGCGGTGCCCGCGCAGAGGTCCACGTCGTTCTTCATCGAGGACATCCTACTGCACAAACCCAAGCCGCTGAGGGACGTCCTCCCGCCCCCGTTCTGCGCCAGGATGCCCCTGCTGGAGTACGGGTACCCCCTGATGCCGACCCCGATCCTGGCGCCGCATCCGCACCACCACCTGCACAAGCCGGAGCATCACCAGTACTTCTTCACGTCCG GGCTGCAGATGCCCACTTTATTCCAGCACCACGCGGACCTACCGGGGAAGCACTGCAGGCGCAGGAAGGCCCGGACGGTCTTCTCGGACTCGCAGCTGTCCGGGCTGGAGAAGCGCTTTGAGATCCAGCGGTACTTGTCCACGCCGGAGAGGGTGGAGCTCGCCACGGCGCTCAGCCTGTCCGAGACGCag GTGAAAACGTGGTTTCAAAACCGGAGGATGAAGCACAAGAAGCAGCTGCGGAAAGCGGTGGACGAGCGGAAGGCGCCCGGAGAGCCGGAGAGGTCCGCGGACAACTCGAGCGGGAGCGAGCTGAACGACGCGGGCGCGGAGGAGCTGAAGCGCGGCCTGGAGCCGGACGCGTACACGCTGGAGGACAACGACGACGTGGTGGACATCGAGGACGACCTCTGCTCCCCGGACCATCTACTATAG